In Methanofollis aquaemaris, the genomic window CACGGTCAAGAGGATGGAGAAGTGGGAGATGGTGAGGGTGGTCGACTCCCTCGACCGCATCCCTCGTTCCTCGCTCATCCTCGACCCGACGGCCGAGCAGGCCCTCTCCCCGGCAGACAGGGGCATCCCCTCGATCACTGCACTCGACTGTTCCTGGGAGGTGCTTGATACCCGGACGATCAAACGGTGGCCGACCCGCCGGGCCCTCCCGTACCTCGTCGCCGCCAACCCGGTGAACTTCGGCAGGCCGCTGCGCCTCACCTCGGTCGAAGCCTTTGCAGCGGCGCTGTACATTCTCGGTGAGGAGGATCAGGCCAGACAGGTTCTCTCCAAGTTCAACTGGGGCCTGCACTTCCTCGAACTGAACGCCGAACCCCTCGGCGAGTACGCGGCGGCGAAAAATTCTGCCGAGGTCGTGGAGATCCAGAGTTATTACCTCTGATCACCTTTTCTTCTCCTTCTCCATATATTCCCGCACCTTTCGCTCCTCCCACTCAGGCCCCAGGATACGCCCACCCAGAAACGTCCCCACAGCATGAAAGAGGAGCCCGACTCCCCAGAAGAGAGTCACCCAGTAGAACCACCATGCTCCGGGCGAAGTGACCGCATTGATCGCGAAGAGCAAGAGGTTGACGACCAGATAGATCCCCAAATGTTCATAGAATCCCCGCAGTTCCCGCACCCTTTTCTGTGCCCGTTCATACGATTCTTCTTCCATAATTATTCACCTCCAGATCCGTAGCGCCGGGATGCCCGCACAGGCGATCATCTCCGGGCGGGCGGGGTTCACGTACTCTTTCACCATCATTCTTGCCGAAAAATGGGGGGCGGTGCTCTTGATAACCCCCTCCACTGTTTCATCAGGTCTCCGTTCATCAGGTTCGTCCGGATGCGGCCAGGAGATATATAGATATGGCATATTATGCCACATTCAAAATATTCTCCATTAGAGACGACTTCTATGCCTCAAATCATCAAATTTAAATAAAAATAGAATAAAGGATCGCAAGACCATGGATAAAATATATATAAAATCACAAACATCAAAGCCCGCCGCCACGCCCGACTCTCTGGCAGGAGGAGGAAGAAATACACAGAAGGTGCTCCTGACGATCGTGCTCCTCATCGGGTTGACCTCCACGATGATCGGGATGGCAGTGGCCTGCACCTTCCCTGACCTCTTCCTGAAAAATTCTTCTTCCGCCGGAGATGAACTGACAGGTGTCCCGGATGTACGGCAGAGCAATGGGGACGGATCGGCTGCCGCCGCATTCCAGGGGGTGATGGCTTTCTATGGGATTGACCGGGGAGAACAGGAATGGCGGGAGGCCATCGGCCCGTCTACCGACATCAAAGAAAAGGCAACGGCAATGGCATCCGCAGCAAGAGAGCAGGGTTTTGAAGCAGATGTGATGGAGGGGATCGGAACCGACGAACTGACAGCCCTGATCGCGGAGGGAGTCCCCGTGATCGTCCCGCTCGACGGAAAACAGTATGTCATTGTCGTCGGGAAAGACACGGAGGCATTCATTCTCGAAGACCCTGCAACCTTTGGTGGGCGCACGCATCTAAAGAGAGACGAGTTTGCCGCACGCTGGATCGGAGGGACCGCAGTCGCGATCAGGAGCATGACCCGCGACTGAGGTCACCGCCTTCCGTCGTCCACGCGGCAAGGTCGCCGGCAATCCCTTCGTTGAGAGAATACCGCGTCGTTCGGCCCTCGCGTTCCTCCATCATAAATCCATCCTCCTCCAGTTTTTTCATATGCCAGTGGACCGCGGGGCCTGAGATCCCGACGATTTCGGCGACCTCTTTCCTCGACATCCCTGGCTGCCTGAGGACTTCACAGAGGATCTGCCGTGTGGTCGGGTTCATGAGATGTTTGAGCAAACGCTGCTGGGTCAGGGTGTACGTTCCGCTATTTTCATAATACATCAGGCGGCCGTCTTCCTGGAGGACGGCGACCTTGTGATTCTGGTGGAGAATACCCAGATGATACCTGAGCGTGCCCATCGGCGTACCGGTAGTGGCCGAGAGGGCGCGCAGATGGATGCCGGGCCGCGCCCTGATGCACCGGTAGATCGCACCTCTCACTGGATGATCGAGGAGCGAACTTCCACCCTGTCGAGAGCGGAGGAAGAACCAGATACCCGACCAGGTGAAGAGATCAAGGGGGGCGATACAGAGACTGTACACCAGGACATAGAGAGGGAGTTCCCAGGGGGCAACTTCCACAGGAGTGAGTGGTTCTCCTGTCGGCGGACGATCATACCCGGGGGTGACGATATAGGCTCCAGCGCCCTGGACCAGCATGATCAGACAAAAAAGAAACAGAGCAGATCGTCGGTCCATGTGATTCACCCGACATACGTCCTGAAACTATAGTTGTGGGCCACCGGGATCCTGGGGCCGCTCACCCGATAATACCATGTGCCGCCTTCGACACCATCCTGGTCCGAGATCCGCAGGAATATTCTTCCATTTTTCTTCCCGTCGTCGATATCTCTGAAGGTGCCGAGCAGGCCCGAGGGGTGCCAGACAGAGAGGGAGAGATCCTGCTCGCTTTCCCCCCAATCGAGATCGACCCAGTGGTGTCTGGTGCCTTCAGGCACCTCCTGGGCATAGTACACCGGGGCGCTCGATCTGGAGGTTCCCTCGCGGTTGACCAGATTATAGATCGGGACGGTCTCTGTCATACCTGATGCCGAAGAAAACACAATCCCTGTTTCCACCGCCACTTCAGGCGCGTCGTCACGTATAATCACCATATCCCCACTATCCCCGGCCATCGTGATCGTGACCTCAGAGGACGAAAGAACGACTTCCTCGACAGGGACGACCCTGTATGCATAGTCAATATATGAGAGAGAAGGGTAGGAGTCGATGAGGGCGTCGTTGGAGGCCGCCACATCGGTGATGATAATAAAATTCTCAGGGGGTTCCTCGTGGAACACAACTGGATCATACTCTATGAATATCTCTACTGTCTCGACGTGCTCATCCTCCGAAGCGACCGATGGGGTCAGAAGACAGACCAGCACCAGCATCCAGAGAAGAGCCCGCCATTTCATAGGTACCATCTCTGCCTCACCTGATAATAAACGATCTGGCACAAGTATTTACACATCCTCTTGGTCTGACCTATTGAACGATCTGTAAAGGATTGTGCCACAACTGATTTTATAATACAACTCCAATAGATTGTTCGCCATTATAAAGTGAGATGAATAATCCATGAAATGTTATGAACTTCTCTGCAAACCATTTCAAGGCGTTCTTGCCGTCGAAGACCTCAGCCTGGAGGTGCCCTGGGCGGAGTGGGGCCGCCTCATCGAGGTGAGCAAGGCCTGCACCTCCGCGGGCATTCTTGCACACGGCTCACTCATCGCCACCGTCGACATCAAGAGCCCCAAAGCAGAACACCCTGACATAGAAGGCGTATTTCTCTCATACCCTCACGCCGCGGAGGATGCCGCATGAGAACCGAAGGTCTCAGGGTCATCGCCGGCAAGGAGTTCCATGATCATGTCAGGAGCAGACGTTTTCTCAGCCTCCTCGGGATCATGCTCGTCATCGCCGCCGTCGGCCTGGCCTCGGGCACGGTCCAGTATCACAAAGACCTGAACAACTACAACCAGGCACGTGTAGCGGTCGGCGATGATGAACTTGCACAGACCCCACTCATCACGAAACCTTCGCCGCTCTTTGCCTTCTACGAGATGGCACTTCTCCTCTCCTCTCTTGGTGCCGTCACCGGGATCGCGATGGGCTTCGACCTCGTGACCAGAGAGAAGGAGAGCAAGTCCCTCAAGATCCTTCTCTCCCACCCGATCTATCGCGACGAGGTGATCACCGGCAAGGCCCTCGGTGGCGCCGCGGCAATCGCCCTCGCAATTCTTCTGTTCGTCGGGGTCTCGTTTGCGGTGCTGCTCGCATCAGGGGTCGTGCCCGATCTTGACGAGTCGATACGGATCTTGATCTTCGGACTGCTCTCATTCCTGATGATCGTCTCCTTCTTCGCCCTCGCCCTCTTCTTCTCGACGGTCACGAAGACAAGCGGGAGCGCCCTGGTTTCCACGCTCATCGTCTTCATCACCCTCTCCTCGGCCACCTATCTGGCCACGTCGAGCGCGGGGATCACCCTCCTCATCGGCGACCCCCCGGAGATGTCCGGGATAGAGTATCAATACTCCTTCATGACAGGCCCGAACAGCGAGACCGGGATCATGGGCATATCGGACGAAGGGATGGCGCCGGGAGAGTTCGAGGAGAGGATGGAGGAATATGAAATAGAGTCTAAGGCCTACCAGGGCAAGAGACAGGCGATAGAGGATATGTTCAACCTCATCTCCCCGGACCGAAATTACCAGGAACTTACCTTCGCGGTGGTCAGACCAGGACTTGTCGCGGCGACCCTCGCTGACGGAGAGATCGTCTCTGAAGACGGCCTCTCCGCACTTTTCACTCTGCTCGGGAGTCTTGCAAGCAACATCGTCGCCATCCTCGTCTTCCCCGCGGCCTTCTTCGGGCTTTCATGGATACGTTTCGTACGGGAGGACATTCGATGAGGACCGGTGTCCTCAGGATCATCGCCGGCAAGGAGTTCCAAGAGCAGGTATGGCGCCGAAGGATCGGGATCTCTATCAAAGTTCAATACTTTAAACAATGGGCTGTGTAGAAACCCTCTGGACAGTTATCTTTGACAGGGGGCGTGCTGCCCCCCGCGTCAGGAGAGGCGTGGGGACGGCGACACTCTCTTCATGTTCATTGATTTCGCCTTCCCAGCCCAATATTCGTCCCGGGGTCTGGGGGATGCGACTGGAGGGAGCTTGAGAAAATCTCTGATTTTCGATGGAGCCCCCGCGCGATCAATGTGGGAAGGCTGTTGGTTCACACGTGTGCCTGGAAGAGGGGAGGGGTTCTACAGAGCTAAACAATGAACATATCCCAGACATCTCTGAGGCCCGGATATCCCCTCGAACCGAAGCGCTTCCTTCCAGGAATTCTAAACATATATCTCCCACCGGGGAGCTGGCCGCCCCCGGCGCGAGTGGATAGGGAAGGCGATGGATGCATGGGTGCGCGACGAAGAGGCAGGAGTCTCTCAGCCATCATCCATCGCTCGATTCTGTGAGGGCAGGGTCGAGGAGTTTCTGGATGATCTCAAAGTGTAGAGGATTGTGCCACAAGTGATTTTATAATACAGTCCCAATTGATGACTCAGAGTTACAGAACAGGACGAACTATCTATGATACGTTGTGACCATCTCTGCAAGATCTATAATGGCGTTCCCGCCGTCGACGACCTCTGCCTTGAAGTGCCTGAAGGTGAGGTCTTTGGCCTCCTCGGCCCGAACGGCGCCGGTAAGAGCACCACCATCCTCATGCTCACCGGCCTCATCGAGCCTACGTCAGGCGCATGCTACATCGACGACCTCGAGGTCGCCACCCACCCCATCGAGGTGAAAAAGAAGATCGGCTACATGCCTGAAGACGTCGGGTTCTACCCCACCCTCACCGCCGAGGAGAACCTCGAGTACTCAGCAAAACTCTATGGCATGGGAAAGGAGCGCAAAGAGCGGATCAAAGAACTTCTCGCCCTCGTAGGGCTCGAAGGCGTCACCAAGGAGGTCGGGGGGTTCTCGAAGGGGATGAGGCAGCGCCTCGGCATCGCCAAGGCCCTCATCAACCACCCGACGGCCATCATCCTCGACGAACCCACCGCAAATCTCGACCCCCAGGGCGTCGCAGACTACCGGAGGATCATCAGGCAGGTCGCCGACCAGGGCACCACTGTCCTGGTCTCCTCCCACATCCTCTCTGAGGTGAGCAAGGTCTGCACCTCCGCAGGCATCCTGGCCCACGGAAAACTCGTCGCACATGGTACCTGGGACGAACTCGCACACATCGGCGGCGATGAGAAGATCGTCATCCACATCGAGACGCGCACCCCCATGCCTGACCTCCAGAGCCCTGCACTCGTTGCCGCAGAGTTCGCGGAGAACCGACACCGTGCACGACTCGTTGCCACCGTCGACATCAGGGACGAACTCGCCGACGTCCTCGCCGAAGCGGGGGTTGCGATCAGGAGCCTCGAAGCAGAACACCCCGACATCGAGGACGTATTCCTCTCATATTATCACGCTGAGGAGGATGCCACGTGAGGACCGAAGGCCTCAGGGTCATCGCCGCAAAGGAGTTCCGCGACCACATCAGGAGCAGGAGGTTCCACATCCTCCTCGCGATCTTCCTGGTCATCGCCGCCGTCGGACTCATCGACGGATCAGTACAGTATAATAAGCAGATCGAAGACTACAACGAACGCCTGGCCCAGGCCTCGGACGACCCGATGATGGAGATGGGGCACGGTTACTTCGACTGGAAGCCCTCCATCCTCTCAGCCTTCTTCAGGATGTCCATGCTCATCGTCACCGTCGGGATCGTCCTCGGATGTGCAATGGGTTTCGACCTCATCTCGCGTGAGAAAGAGAGTAAATCCCTGAAGATCCTCCTCTCCCACCCGGTGTACCGCGATGAGGTGATCAACGGCAAGGCCCTCGGGGGCATCGCAGCCATCGCCCTCGCAATGGGGATCATGCTCGCCCTCTCCTTTGCCGTCATTCTCATCTTCGGGATCGTCCCGAACCTCGACGAGAGTGTACGGATCCTGCTCTTCGGCGGGCTTTCGTTCCTGCTCATCTTCTCGTACTTCGCGATCGCCCTCTTCATGTCGACGGTCGCAAAGGACAGCAGCAACGCCCTCATCTACACCCTCATCGTCTTCATCGTCCTCTCCACCCTCATCCCGGCCATCGCCACCAACGAGAGCGTGATGAACACCGTCATCGGCGAACCGCCGGAATTCCCTGATATGGACAGAGTTTATTACGGCGATACATTCGGCGTCTCAAGTGTCAAGACGTCCTCTTCGACGGATGAGCCAATAGACACCTCAGAGATCGACCGGGCCTGGGAAGAGTACGAGGAGAAGTCGAGAGCCTACTGGGAGAAGAGACGCGCCTTCACCGACACCTTCAACCTGCTCTCGCCTGCCAGCAACTATCAACAGATGGCGATGGCCGTGACCAACCCGCGCTCTGCCATTGCACTCCAGAACACAGGCGGTTATGATCCGGATATGTATGAAGACCTCCCTGAGAGCGGACTTGCGATCCTCGCAAGCCTCCTGGGAGTCCTTGCAAAGTACATCATCGCCCTGTTCGTGGTCCCCGCCGCGTTCTTCGGGCTGGCATGGATCAGGTTCATGCGGGAGGATATCAGATGAAAGAAAGAATTGAAAAGGGGCTCGCAGTTCTCTGCACGGCCCTCATGCTCCTGCCCCTCCTGGTCGCCGCACCGGCGGCGGCCCTGGATAACCAGGCAGACGGGAAGGTCTCCATCCACTGCGACTTCCCCGGCCAGGTGATCGAAGCCGGAGAGACGGCGACCTTCACCCTCTCAGTGACCAACAACGGCAAGACCGATCAGATGAAGATGTGGACCGAGTCCTTTGCCGGGTGCAGGGATTGGGAGATGCGCTATGTCGACGGGAAGACCGAAGTGAACAAAGTTTCCATCTCGCCGGGCGGATCAAAGAGCGTCACCCTTGAGGTCGAGACCGCGGCCGACACGTCGATCGGCGATTACCCCGTGAAAGCCCGTATCGGCGACGGCTCGATCTGGCTCCATGTAGGTATTTCAAAGACCCACACCGGCGAACTCGGCACCCTCGAACTCACCGTCACCGACAAGGACGGCGAGAAGGTGAAGGGTGCAACCGTCCTGATCTATGAGGACAAACATGCCGAACCTTCCGATAAGGTGATGACCACCGCGGACGGCAAGATCAGCACCGGTCTCCCGCAGGGGATCTACGATCTCGTCATCGAGAAGGCCGGATACAAAGGGGCCGAGAAGAAGGACGTCAAGGTGAAGTGCGGGATCACCACCGACGCCGGGACCGTGATGTTGGAGAAGTCCCCCTACGCGGCCGAGGTCAACATCAAGTCCCCGACCATTACTTCACCGGTTGGAAGGAACGCGATCTTTGAACTGGGTCTGAAGAACGCAGGTACCGGTGACGACACCTACACTCTCTCAACAAAGGATCTCCCTGAGGGATGGTATGCGCGCTACAAGGAATCAGCCACTGCCTCGGGCGACCTTTCCGAGATCTTCCTGCGGGCCGGCGAGGAGAAGACCCTCTATCTTGAGGCGATTCCCCCTTACGGTAGCGGCACCGGCGACTACACCTTCCAGGCCTTCATCGGTTCTTCGGCAGGAGAATACTCCGATGAACTGACCGCAAAACTCCGCGGGAGTTATGAGATGCGGGTCTCGGCCGATCGGTATCGATACGAGACCGACATGGGTGGCACGGTCAGCTTCGACCTCAAGGTGAGGAACGCAGGCACGGCGGGAGCGTTGACCGGGATCGGCTTTGAAGTGATGGCCCCACAGGGGTGGAGCGCCACCGTGACCCCGGCCAACATCACAAGCCTCCAGCCCGGAGATCGGGAGACCGTGAAGGTGACGGTGGCACCCCCCTCCAACATTGTCGCCTCAGATTACAAGGTCAGCGTCAAGGTGATCTCTGACCAGGGCGAACAGGAAGAAGAGTTCAGAATCGTCGTGAAGGAGCAATCTTTCGCGGCCATCCTCGGGATCCTCCTGCTGGTCGGGA contains:
- a CDS encoding cysteine peptidase family C39 domain-containing protein, yielding MDKIYIKSQTSKPAATPDSLAGGGRNTQKVLLTIVLLIGLTSTMIGMAVACTFPDLFLKNSSSAGDELTGVPDVRQSNGDGSAAAAFQGVMAFYGIDRGEQEWREAIGPSTDIKEKATAMASAAREQGFEADVMEGIGTDELTALIAEGVPVIVPLDGKQYVIVVGKDTEAFILEDPATFGGRTHLKRDEFAARWIGGTAVAIRSMTRD
- a CDS encoding ABC transporter permease — its product is MRTEGLRVIAGKEFHDHVRSRRFLSLLGIMLVIAAVGLASGTVQYHKDLNNYNQARVAVGDDELAQTPLITKPSPLFAFYEMALLLSSLGAVTGIAMGFDLVTREKESKSLKILLSHPIYRDEVITGKALGGAAAIALAILLFVGVSFAVLLASGVVPDLDESIRILIFGLLSFLMIVSFFALALFFSTVTKTSGSALVSTLIVFITLSSATYLATSSAGITLLIGDPPEMSGIEYQYSFMTGPNSETGIMGISDEGMAPGEFEERMEEYEIESKAYQGKRQAIEDMFNLISPDRNYQELTFAVVRPGLVAATLADGEIVSEDGLSALFTLLGSLASNIVAILVFPAAFFGLSWIRFVREDIR
- a CDS encoding NEW3 domain-containing protein; this translates as MKERIEKGLAVLCTALMLLPLLVAAPAAALDNQADGKVSIHCDFPGQVIEAGETATFTLSVTNNGKTDQMKMWTESFAGCRDWEMRYVDGKTEVNKVSISPGGSKSVTLEVETAADTSIGDYPVKARIGDGSIWLHVGISKTHTGELGTLELTVTDKDGEKVKGATVLIYEDKHAEPSDKVMTTADGKISTGLPQGIYDLVIEKAGYKGAEKKDVKVKCGITTDAGTVMLEKSPYAAEVNIKSPTITSPVGRNAIFELGLKNAGTGDDTYTLSTKDLPEGWYARYKESATASGDLSEIFLRAGEEKTLYLEAIPPYGSGTGDYTFQAFIGSSAGEYSDELTAKLRGSYEMRVSADRYRYETDMGGTVSFDLKVRNAGTAGALTGIGFEVMAPQGWSATVTPANITSLQPGDRETVKVTVAPPSNIVASDYKVSVKVISDQGEQEEEFRIVVKEQSFAAILGILLLVGIAGGVWYYFRKYQRR
- a CDS encoding DUF367 family protein, producing the protein MIRLYAFRDNSCDPRKCTVKRMEKWEMVRVVDSLDRIPRSSLILDPTAEQALSPADRGIPSITALDCSWEVLDTRTIKRWPTRRALPYLVAANPVNFGRPLRLTSVEAFAAALYILGEEDQARQVLSKFNWGLHFLELNAEPLGEYAAAKNSAEVVEIQSYYL
- a CDS encoding ABC transporter permease, which encodes MRTEGLRVIAAKEFRDHIRSRRFHILLAIFLVIAAVGLIDGSVQYNKQIEDYNERLAQASDDPMMEMGHGYFDWKPSILSAFFRMSMLIVTVGIVLGCAMGFDLISREKESKSLKILLSHPVYRDEVINGKALGGIAAIALAMGIMLALSFAVILIFGIVPNLDESVRILLFGGLSFLLIFSYFAIALFMSTVAKDSSNALIYTLIVFIVLSTLIPAIATNESVMNTVIGEPPEFPDMDRVYYGDTFGVSSVKTSSSTDEPIDTSEIDRAWEEYEEKSRAYWEKRRAFTDTFNLLSPASNYQQMAMAVTNPRSAIALQNTGGYDPDMYEDLPESGLAILASLLGVLAKYIIALFVVPAAFFGLAWIRFMREDIR
- a CDS encoding winged helix-turn-helix transcriptional regulator, whose product is MDRRSALFLFCLIMLVQGAGAYIVTPGYDRPPTGEPLTPVEVAPWELPLYVLVYSLCIAPLDLFTWSGIWFFLRSRQGGSSLLDHPVRGAIYRCIRARPGIHLRALSATTGTPMGTLRYHLGILHQNHKVAVLQEDGRLMYYENSGTYTLTQQRLLKHLMNPTTRQILCEVLRQPGMSRKEVAEIVGISGPAVHWHMKKLEEDGFMMEEREGRTTRYSLNEGIAGDLAAWTTEGGDLSRGSCS
- a CDS encoding 2TM domain-containing protein, encoding MEEESYERAQKRVRELRGFYEHLGIYLVVNLLLFAINAVTSPGAWWFYWVTLFWGVGLLFHAVGTFLGGRILGPEWEERKVREYMEKEKKR
- a CDS encoding ABC transporter ATP-binding protein — protein: MIRCDHLCKIYNGVPAVDDLCLEVPEGEVFGLLGPNGAGKSTTILMLTGLIEPTSGACYIDDLEVATHPIEVKKKIGYMPEDVGFYPTLTAEENLEYSAKLYGMGKERKERIKELLALVGLEGVTKEVGGFSKGMRQRLGIAKALINHPTAIILDEPTANLDPQGVADYRRIIRQVADQGTTVLVSSHILSEVSKVCTSAGILAHGKLVAHGTWDELAHIGGDEKIVIHIETRTPMPDLQSPALVAAEFAENRHRARLVATVDIRDELADVLAEAGVAIRSLEAEHPDIEDVFLSYYHAEEDAT